In a genomic window of Spirosoma agri:
- a CDS encoding MOSC domain-containing protein: protein MITISELYIYPIKSLGGISVQEAVIEPKGLQYDRRFMLVSPDGQFITQRTHTQMALIDVAIFGDRLRVWHRNHPDDVLELPLVMPEQADAASETMSVTIWDSHDVPAITVSTEADRWFTAILGQACRLVFMPETTHRTVDEQYARQQDAVSFADGYPYLLIGQASLDELNRRLSNTASEPSRALSMLRFRPNIVVTGTPPHDEDAWAHFRIDGIDLYGVKPCARCVLTTIDPATGEKGKEPLRTLATYRQWTKKILFGQNVLAEQTGEHLLGTLRVGQQVEVVRRQEPWLAPPVAEIRQV from the coding sequence ATGATCACCATTTCTGAACTCTACATCTACCCGATAAAATCACTGGGTGGTATTTCTGTACAAGAAGCCGTGATTGAACCAAAAGGGCTTCAATATGACCGGCGGTTTATGCTGGTTTCGCCGGATGGTCAGTTCATCACGCAGCGCACGCACACGCAGATGGCGCTCATCGACGTAGCCATCTTTGGTGATCGACTGCGCGTGTGGCACAGAAACCATCCGGACGATGTACTGGAGCTGCCTTTGGTCATGCCGGAACAAGCTGATGCGGCCAGCGAAACAATGTCGGTAACCATCTGGGACAGCCACGATGTTCCGGCTATTACGGTCAGTACTGAGGCCGATCGGTGGTTTACGGCGATACTGGGCCAGGCGTGTCGGTTGGTGTTCATGCCCGAAACCACGCACCGCACCGTCGATGAACAATACGCCCGTCAGCAGGATGCGGTCAGTTTTGCCGATGGCTATCCGTATCTGCTGATCGGTCAGGCGTCCCTCGATGAACTGAACCGACGGTTATCCAATACGGCTTCCGAGCCATCAAGGGCACTTTCCATGCTTCGATTTCGGCCAAACATCGTTGTTACCGGAACACCCCCTCACGACGAAGATGCCTGGGCGCATTTCAGGATCGATGGCATTGATTTGTACGGTGTAAAACCCTGCGCTCGCTGCGTACTGACGACGATTGATCCGGCAACGGGTGAAAAGGGGAAAGAACCACTCCGGACGCTGGCGACCTACCGCCAATGGACTAAAAAAATCCTGTTCGGGCAGAATGTGCTGGCCGAACAAACGGGCGAACACCTATTGGGTACGCTTCGGGTGGGTCAACAGGTTGAGGTTGTTCGTCGTCAGGAACCCTGGCTCGCACCGCCCGTCGCTGAAATCCGGCAGGTTTGA
- a CDS encoding glycoside hydrolase family 43 protein, with product MSPVAMAQRTFTNPIKSSGPDPWVLQKDGWYYYMNTTGRNLTLWRTHNLAELATAESKIVYTPPAGQPYSRDLWAPEIHSFNDRWYIYFSADSLNNRSHRVWVIENASPDPMQGDWVMKGKIGDKADHWEIDMSVIDYKGQLYAAWSGWEGPTNGRQDIYLARLKNPWTIDGDRIKISQPDLPWEMHGDVPQAWQKNGEVPKIYVNEGPEFLQHSDKLFIVYSANACWLDYCLGLLTYNGKGDLLDPGSWTKSQNPVFVQAPENGVWAPGHGGFFRSADGKQDWMIYHANRSATDGCGDKRAPYIQPFTWHADGSPDFGKPIVNVAVPAPIAK from the coding sequence ATGAGCCCTGTCGCGATGGCTCAGCGAACGTTTACCAATCCCATAAAGTCATCGGGTCCCGATCCGTGGGTGCTGCAAAAAGACGGCTGGTATTATTACATGAATACCACCGGCCGTAATCTGACGCTCTGGCGAACGCATAATCTGGCGGAACTCGCTACGGCAGAAAGCAAAATCGTTTACACCCCTCCTGCCGGACAGCCTTATTCCAGAGATTTATGGGCTCCCGAAATTCACTCGTTCAACGACCGCTGGTACATCTACTTCTCAGCGGATTCGCTCAATAACCGCTCGCACCGGGTTTGGGTCATCGAAAACGCGTCGCCCGATCCCATGCAGGGTGACTGGGTGATGAAAGGAAAAATTGGCGATAAAGCCGACCATTGGGAAATTGATATGTCGGTCATTGATTATAAGGGACAGCTTTACGCAGCCTGGTCGGGGTGGGAAGGGCCAACGAATGGCCGGCAGGATATTTACCTCGCCCGGCTCAAAAATCCCTGGACAATCGACGGTGACCGCATCAAAATCTCGCAGCCCGATCTACCGTGGGAAATGCACGGTGATGTGCCCCAGGCGTGGCAGAAAAACGGCGAAGTCCCTAAAATTTACGTGAACGAGGGACCTGAATTTCTACAGCACAGCGATAAACTGTTCATTGTGTATTCGGCGAATGCCTGCTGGCTCGATTACTGTCTGGGCCTATTGACGTACAACGGCAAGGGTGATCTGCTGGATCCCGGCAGCTGGACGAAAAGCCAAAACCCGGTATTTGTGCAGGCTCCCGAAAATGGCGTGTGGGCTCCGGGCCACGGTGGTTTCTTTCGCTCAGCCGATGGCAAGCAGGACTGGATGATCTACCACGCTAACCGGTCAGCTACCGATGGCTGCGGGGATAAACGAGCCCCTTATATTCAGCCTTTTACGTGGCATGCCGACGGGTCGCCCGATTTCGGCAAACCAATTGTCAATGTAGCAGTTCCGGCACCAATAGCAAAGTGA
- a CDS encoding cellulase family glycosylhydrolase, which translates to MNRFLFLVCLCLVAMTTFGQDAPGRWSAKKANDWYAKEPFLVGANYAPANAINELEMFQAESFDPATIDKELAMAESIGMNTMRVFLHDLLWQDPAGFTKRLDQFLSICAKHKIRPMLVLFDSCWDSFPKLGKQREPVPGIHNSGWVQSPGVAALTDVSQYPRLETYVKGVVGAFKNDNRILAWDVWNEPDNTNDNSYGKNGKKLEPANKVAIVTGLLPHVFQWVRVAGASQPVTSGVWVYRTPADWQNSAKWSPMEKVQFENSDIITFHQYSNPTELEKVIPALESFGRPVICTEYMARGVNSKFQSHLPIAKKAKVGMINWGFVAGKTQTFLPWDSWQNPYVNGREPAIWFHEVFKQDGTPVDPAEVAAIKQATGK; encoded by the coding sequence ATGAATCGTTTTTTGTTTCTAGTATGCCTGTGCCTGGTTGCCATGACCACCTTTGGACAGGACGCACCGGGTCGCTGGTCAGCGAAGAAAGCCAATGATTGGTATGCCAAAGAACCGTTTTTGGTAGGAGCCAATTATGCCCCGGCCAATGCCATTAACGAGCTTGAAATGTTCCAGGCCGAAAGCTTTGACCCTGCAACGATCGATAAAGAGCTGGCTATGGCCGAGAGCATCGGCATGAACACCATGCGGGTTTTTCTGCACGATCTGCTTTGGCAGGACCCCGCCGGTTTTACCAAACGACTGGACCAGTTTCTGAGCATTTGTGCCAAACACAAAATCCGCCCGATGCTGGTGCTGTTCGATTCGTGCTGGGACTCGTTCCCAAAATTGGGTAAGCAGCGTGAGCCGGTGCCAGGTATTCACAATTCGGGCTGGGTACAGAGTCCCGGCGTAGCCGCGTTGACCGATGTATCGCAATATCCGCGCCTGGAAACGTACGTGAAGGGTGTAGTGGGTGCCTTTAAGAATGACAACCGGATTCTGGCGTGGGACGTCTGGAACGAACCCGATAATACCAACGACAACAGCTACGGCAAAAATGGCAAGAAGCTTGAACCTGCCAATAAAGTCGCTATTGTGACGGGTCTGCTTCCGCACGTATTCCAGTGGGTGCGGGTGGCCGGAGCATCGCAACCGGTAACGTCAGGTGTTTGGGTATATCGTACACCCGCCGACTGGCAGAATTCAGCGAAATGGAGTCCCATGGAAAAGGTTCAGTTTGAGAATTCCGATATCATCACCTTCCACCAGTATTCGAACCCAACGGAACTGGAAAAGGTCATTCCCGCGCTGGAATCATTTGGTCGTCCGGTTATCTGCACCGAATACATGGCCAGGGGGGTTAACAGTAAATTTCAGTCGCATTTACCCATTGCGAAGAAAGCGAAAGTCGGTATGATCAACTGGGGTTTCGTGGCCGGCAAAACACAGACATTCCTACCCTGGGATAGCTGGCAAAATCCATACGTCAACGGTCGCGAACCGGCTATCTGGTTCCACGAAGTGTTCAAACAGGACGGTACGCCCGTTGACCCCGCCGAAGTGGCCGCAATCAAGCAGGCAACCGGAAAATAG
- the tsaD gene encoding tRNA (adenosine(37)-N6)-threonylcarbamoyltransferase complex transferase subunit TsaD, with protein sequence MNILAIESSCDETSAAVLANGQLKSNIIATQLIHEQYGGVVPELASRAHQQHILPVVERALAEANIAKTDLSAIAFTRGPGLLGSLLVGTSFAKAMALGLNIPLIEVNHMQAHVLAHFIDEQTDGVAKPKPGFPFLCLTVSGGHTQLVRINSPLDMEVIGQTQDDAVGEAFDKSAKLLNLPYPGGPLIDKYAKEGNPLAYKFPMGEMPGLDFSFSGIKTAILYFLRDNVRANPNFIAENLTDICASIQHTLVQMLLTKLKRAIRETGIHDIAVAGGVSANSGLRSALTQLGSEQNWNVFIPRFEYCTDNAAMIAMAAQFKYDQGDFTAQTVSPLPRMSF encoded by the coding sequence GTGAATATTTTAGCCATTGAATCTTCCTGCGACGAAACATCAGCCGCCGTTTTAGCTAACGGTCAGCTGAAATCCAACATTATTGCCACGCAGCTGATTCACGAGCAATATGGGGGCGTTGTGCCCGAATTGGCGTCGCGTGCTCACCAACAGCATATTCTGCCAGTCGTTGAACGGGCGTTAGCGGAGGCAAATATAGCCAAAACTGACCTGTCGGCCATTGCTTTTACGCGGGGTCCGGGCTTGTTGGGGTCGTTACTGGTCGGTACGTCCTTCGCCAAAGCCATGGCGCTTGGGCTGAACATTCCGCTGATCGAGGTCAATCACATGCAGGCTCACGTACTGGCTCACTTCATCGATGAGCAGACCGACGGTGTTGCCAAACCAAAGCCGGGTTTTCCGTTTCTGTGCCTAACCGTTAGTGGCGGGCATACGCAGTTAGTACGGATCAACAGTCCGCTCGATATGGAGGTGATTGGCCAGACGCAGGACGATGCCGTTGGAGAAGCCTTCGATAAGTCGGCGAAGCTGCTCAACCTGCCGTATCCTGGTGGTCCGTTGATCGATAAATACGCCAAAGAAGGAAATCCACTGGCGTACAAATTTCCGATGGGCGAGATGCCGGGACTGGATTTTTCATTCAGCGGTATAAAAACGGCCATCCTGTATTTCCTGCGCGATAACGTCCGGGCGAATCCGAATTTTATTGCCGAGAACCTCACCGACATTTGCGCCAGCATTCAGCATACGCTGGTGCAGATGTTGCTCACGAAACTAAAGCGGGCGATCCGCGAAACGGGTATCCACGACATTGCCGTCGCGGGCGGGGTGTCGGCCAATAGCGGCCTGCGGTCGGCATTGACTCAACTCGGTAGTGAGCAAAACTGGAACGTATTCATTCCGCGTTTCGAGTACTGCACCGACAATGCCGCTATGATCGCCATGGCCGCTCAATTCAAATACGATCAGGGCGACTTCACGGCGCAAACCGTTAGTCCGTTACCACGAATGAGTTTTTAA
- a CDS encoding aldose epimerase family protein, with translation MQKLIFPVLAAVVGLNACQQANKTEQKATDSLAVVSGDTTAMIDAKLPDPASFGGDVAGKKASLYILKNKAIQVAITDYGARIVGLLVPDKNGKVTDVAPGFSTVAKYEKPEGAFFGPIVGRFGNRIAKGKFTLDGKPYTLELNNNGNTLHGGPTGFHNHVWDAKQVNDKTLELTYVSKDGEGGFPGTVTTNVTYSLTDDNALKIVYSAKTDKATPYNPTSHGFFNLNGEGSGTINDHLVMINADKYSVVDKGLIPQGEPASVVGTPFDFRKPTTVAARVDQINEQLTFAGGYDHNWVLNKPKSGELTTAAEVIGDKSGIKMDVLTTEPALQFYGGNFFKGTDTGKYGKPIVYRGAFAMETQHYPDSPNHPTYPNTILKPGQTYSQTTEYRFSTVK, from the coding sequence ATGCAAAAACTAATTTTTCCGGTGCTCGCAGCTGTTGTTGGCCTCAATGCCTGTCAGCAAGCCAACAAAACGGAACAAAAGGCAACGGATTCACTAGCCGTCGTTTCTGGCGACACAACCGCAATGATAGACGCGAAATTACCCGATCCAGCATCGTTCGGCGGAGATGTGGCTGGCAAAAAAGCGAGCCTGTATATCCTTAAAAACAAAGCCATTCAGGTCGCAATCACCGACTACGGCGCACGGATCGTGGGCCTGCTTGTACCCGATAAGAACGGCAAAGTAACGGATGTAGCACCCGGTTTTTCGACCGTAGCCAAGTATGAAAAGCCGGAAGGGGCTTTCTTCGGTCCCATTGTTGGTCGGTTTGGCAACCGGATCGCGAAAGGCAAATTTACGCTGGATGGTAAACCCTACACGCTTGAACTCAACAACAACGGTAACACTTTACACGGCGGACCCACTGGCTTTCATAACCACGTCTGGGATGCCAAACAAGTGAATGACAAAACGCTTGAATTAACCTATGTTTCGAAAGATGGCGAGGGCGGCTTTCCCGGAACGGTGACCACCAACGTGACCTACTCGCTAACCGACGATAATGCCTTGAAGATCGTTTATTCGGCCAAAACCGACAAGGCTACACCTTATAACCCAACGAGTCACGGGTTCTTCAATCTGAACGGCGAGGGCAGCGGCACGATCAACGATCACCTTGTGATGATCAACGCCGACAAATACTCGGTGGTAGACAAAGGACTGATTCCGCAGGGTGAACCCGCTTCTGTCGTCGGCACTCCGTTCGATTTTCGTAAACCAACGACGGTGGCGGCACGCGTAGACCAGATCAACGAACAACTCACCTTCGCCGGAGGATACGACCATAACTGGGTATTGAACAAACCCAAATCGGGCGAACTAACCACCGCTGCCGAAGTGATTGGCGACAAATCTGGGATCAAAATGGACGTACTGACGACCGAGCCAGCCCTCCAGTTCTACGGCGGTAATTTCTTCAAAGGAACAGATACCGGCAAATATGGCAAACCCATTGTCTATCGTGGTGCGTTCGCGATGGAAACCCAGCATTACCCCGATTCGCCCAACCATCCGACTTATCCAAACACGATTCTGAAACCCGGACAGACGTACAGCCAGACAACCGAGTATCGGTTCTCGACCGTGAAGTAA
- a CDS encoding translocation/assembly module TamB domain-containing protein — translation MRQFFAIFLKTLLYLFLTVIGLLLGIVLGLQIPAVQTRVVSELAARFSEKLQFPVDIQGVSIKWFDSITLTGVRIRDKEGRPMIRVGRLDADYDLKNLIDSSAHNIHLDEIVLYRPDVQMIKNPKTGDTNLDEFIARIEELTSDPTKPSIPNQNVPFTVSHIHLVEGMYTLEDPREPFIKNRNRFDYNHFTLKNLTAEVSNFLVLGDTIALDIKGLSGFDRDSKLLIRQLDTRFLYCNTKMELAKLRAHIGNSIIRNSLTFFYDRPSAFSDFNSRVLMQAHFRDSEVQSKDLGFFSDYLRELNETWYLSGNFTGTVNEFRLSHTDLRFGPGGRSRLAGDIAWKGLPDMDKTTVDFAFTPSVVNMADIRQYYPDTSFNHTIQKLGTVAFDAKFAGTFDNFRTKGTFRTGIGSVTGDLALKLAKNSDQTTYTANLKSENLDLGKLIDQSDQFGKLDGEGRITGHGTDLERASIDVDGRLGRFGWQGYDYRNIVAQGNLQNALFRGKLGLTDTNLDFALDGEFDLREPKHRYDLHGVIRHADLRALGYMADSLVVKTDLAVKLEGSKLDDIVGNADFHNAELSLGKRNLRVGTLSLLSSIERKDSIGTQRYFDLDSDFLITRLQGNFQPQRTFDDLKRLAREYELHFAGDAAGMKAYYQQKLRQASALRTKATPRYGVDFQFVSKAIAPLMAFLSPTVYVAPATRLEGRFTVDNTSFLTANVKSDSLSFGKLGFGPSELDLTTSKFTYGEEVLASAVVSSQRQTFSSLLPTRNLQAEASWDVDHINFTSSIDQANSSNRADLNGEMRFKGDAIDLTFHQSKVRVLDSDWTLNPQSIIRKVGTDYTVSNMSVLNQNQLILVSGKVSADSVQRLNLEARNFLLRSLNPLLNTELGGKLNGTLTVRDVYETPIIESEFSVDTLSYQKALAGDLRGRAKWDQQTQRLNVNANLNRNGADVLTLAGNYTPQQKSNPLSLKANLTNADLHLLEAFTTDLFSNLGGMANGVVAITGTPSAPVLNGDVSVTGGRGRFDYLKADFTFDDKIYFGENEIVTRKLTLRDPDGNTALIRGGVYHDGFRYFTLGFDADLKNFRILNTVAKDNDMFYGQAVVTGKAELYGPLNNLTIRANVASNKGTRIFIPLDGATSLASDDQIRFVSRSAPASQTTTSTKTGSGASDLDLSRIQMDFNFDITPDAYCEIQLDRQTGDIIKAYGQGRLAMKVDTKGDFSMTGNYEIQRGEYTFTFQNIINKRFQIRPNSRITWTGDPYGALLDVTAAYTQYTSLSPLLPTSSTSSDQTRRYPVDLVIKLNGDLDSPAISYDLDVKEFPASSDFRQAVTAFKSRIQSNDQELTRQVSSVLLFNQLLPEGTNLFDQGQVNSGVANSVSELISNQISRLASNLDEKLDVGVSIGGFTSTNTQNENLLNNLQLRFSYRLLNDRLRISRDGGFTYGQSQYNAASLLGEWTLEYFITPDGKFRAKVYNRNQQSVLSQYSVNSTITTGGGLSFLYTRSFNRLFGSKRNTPGLAPEKPVIESAPSIPTPITTSAGSSRTAF, via the coding sequence ATGCGTCAATTCTTCGCTATATTCCTTAAAACGCTGCTTTACCTGTTCCTAACGGTAATCGGCTTGCTGTTGGGAATTGTGCTGGGGTTACAGATTCCGGCGGTGCAAACGCGGGTAGTGAGCGAACTGGCCGCGCGTTTCTCCGAAAAACTTCAATTTCCGGTTGATATCCAAGGTGTTTCCATCAAATGGTTCGATTCGATCACGCTCACCGGCGTCCGTATTCGCGATAAGGAAGGACGGCCCATGATTCGCGTGGGTCGGCTCGATGCGGATTACGATCTGAAGAACCTGATCGATTCATCGGCGCACAACATTCACCTGGATGAAATTGTGCTGTACCGGCCCGATGTCCAGATGATTAAAAACCCGAAGACCGGCGATACCAATCTGGACGAATTCATTGCCCGGATCGAAGAGCTGACATCTGATCCGACCAAGCCCAGTATCCCGAATCAGAACGTTCCGTTCACGGTTAGCCATATTCATCTGGTCGAAGGGATGTATACGCTCGAAGACCCGCGCGAGCCCTTTATAAAAAACCGGAACCGGTTCGATTACAATCACTTCACGCTCAAAAACCTGACGGCGGAAGTTAGTAACTTCCTGGTCTTGGGCGACACGATTGCGCTCGACATAAAAGGTTTGTCGGGTTTTGACCGGGATTCGAAGTTACTTATCCGGCAACTGGACACGCGCTTTCTGTACTGCAACACGAAAATGGAACTGGCCAAGCTGCGCGCGCACATCGGCAATTCCATCATTCGTAACAGCCTCACTTTTTTCTACGACAGACCATCGGCGTTCAGTGATTTCAACAGCCGGGTGCTGATGCAGGCCCATTTCCGCGACAGCGAAGTGCAATCCAAAGACCTGGGCTTCTTTTCGGATTATCTGCGGGAATTAAACGAGACCTGGTATCTGTCGGGCAATTTTACGGGCACCGTCAACGAGTTTCGGTTGAGCCACACCGATCTTCGCTTTGGACCCGGTGGACGTAGCCGTCTGGCGGGCGATATTGCCTGGAAAGGATTACCGGACATGGACAAAACGACCGTCGATTTTGCCTTTACGCCCTCGGTCGTGAACATGGCCGACATCCGGCAATACTACCCTGACACATCCTTCAATCACACGATTCAGAAGCTCGGTACGGTCGCTTTCGACGCTAAATTTGCCGGTACGTTCGATAACTTCAGGACGAAGGGGACATTTCGCACGGGTATAGGCAGCGTAACGGGTGATCTGGCACTGAAGCTGGCGAAAAACTCCGATCAGACTACATACACCGCCAACCTGAAGAGTGAAAATCTGGATCTCGGTAAACTGATCGATCAGTCGGATCAATTCGGTAAGCTGGATGGCGAAGGCCGTATTACTGGTCACGGAACGGATCTGGAGCGAGCCAGTATCGATGTCGATGGCCGGTTAGGCCGCTTCGGCTGGCAGGGTTATGATTACCGCAATATCGTGGCGCAGGGCAATTTGCAGAATGCGTTGTTTCGGGGTAAACTGGGGCTGACCGATACCAATCTGGACTTTGCGCTGGATGGTGAATTCGACCTGCGGGAGCCGAAGCATCGGTACGACCTGCATGGTGTCATTCGCCACGCCGACCTGCGTGCGTTAGGCTACATGGCGGATTCGCTCGTTGTCAAAACTGATTTAGCGGTCAAGCTGGAGGGTAGTAAGCTGGATGATATTGTCGGTAACGCCGATTTCCACAACGCCGAACTAAGCCTCGGTAAGCGTAACCTGCGTGTTGGAACATTGTCGCTGCTATCGTCCATCGAACGGAAAGACTCGATAGGCACGCAGCGTTACTTTGACCTTGATTCCGATTTTCTGATTACGCGCTTGCAGGGAAATTTCCAGCCACAACGCACCTTCGACGACCTGAAACGACTGGCTCGCGAGTATGAACTTCACTTTGCTGGTGATGCCGCTGGCATGAAAGCGTATTATCAGCAGAAACTGCGGCAGGCAAGTGCACTACGCACTAAAGCAACTCCGCGTTACGGCGTTGACTTCCAGTTTGTATCCAAAGCAATAGCGCCCCTGATGGCGTTTCTGAGCCCTACGGTCTACGTAGCACCGGCCACACGCCTTGAGGGGCGGTTTACGGTCGATAATACCTCATTTCTGACGGCGAATGTCAAGTCTGATTCGCTCAGCTTCGGGAAACTGGGCTTCGGGCCGAGTGAATTGGACCTGACGACGTCTAAATTCACGTATGGCGAAGAAGTGCTGGCATCGGCGGTGGTATCGTCGCAACGCCAAACCTTCAGTTCATTGCTGCCAACCCGGAATCTTCAGGCTGAGGCTTCGTGGGACGTCGACCATATCAACTTCACCAGCAGTATCGATCAAGCCAACAGCTCGAACCGGGCCGATCTGAACGGCGAAATGCGTTTTAAAGGCGATGCCATCGATCTGACCTTTCATCAGTCGAAAGTGCGCGTGCTGGACAGTGACTGGACCCTGAATCCGCAGAGTATCATTCGCAAAGTCGGCACCGACTACACCGTCAGCAATATGTCGGTACTAAACCAGAATCAATTGATTCTGGTATCGGGAAAGGTCTCGGCGGACTCTGTACAGCGACTAAATCTGGAAGCGCGAAACTTCCTGCTCCGGTCGCTGAATCCGCTTCTGAATACAGAGCTGGGCGGCAAACTCAATGGAACCCTGACCGTGCGCGATGTGTACGAGACGCCCATTATCGAAAGTGAATTTTCGGTTGATACCCTCTCCTACCAGAAAGCATTGGCGGGTGATCTGCGTGGTCGGGCAAAGTGGGATCAACAAACGCAGCGACTCAACGTCAACGCGAATCTCAACCGGAATGGGGCCGATGTGCTGACCCTGGCGGGCAACTACACCCCTCAGCAAAAATCGAATCCGCTGTCGCTGAAAGCCAACCTCACCAACGCTGATCTTCACCTGCTCGAAGCGTTTACGACCGATCTGTTTTCTAACCTTGGCGGCATGGCCAATGGCGTAGTAGCGATAACCGGCACCCCATCGGCCCCGGTGCTGAACGGCGACGTTAGTGTAACGGGCGGACGCGGTCGTTTCGATTACCTAAAAGCAGATTTCACCTTCGACGATAAAATTTACTTTGGCGAAAATGAGATCGTTACCCGTAAACTGACGCTACGCGATCCGGACGGCAATACGGCTCTGATTCGGGGTGGTGTCTATCACGATGGATTCCGGTATTTCACGCTGGGCTTCGACGCCGACCTGAAGAACTTCCGAATCCTGAACACCGTTGCCAAAGACAATGACATGTTCTATGGACAGGCCGTTGTAACGGGTAAAGCCGAACTCTACGGCCCGCTCAATAATCTGACGATTCGCGCCAATGTGGCCAGTAATAAAGGCACGCGCATTTTTATTCCGCTGGATGGAGCAACGTCGCTGGCGTCCGATGATCAAATTCGGTTTGTCAGCCGCAGTGCACCCGCTAGCCAAACAACAACGTCGACTAAAACGGGAAGTGGCGCATCTGACCTGGACTTGTCCCGGATTCAGATGGATTTCAATTTTGACATTACACCCGATGCCTATTGCGAAATCCAGCTCGACCGTCAGACGGGTGATATTATCAAGGCGTATGGGCAGGGCCGGCTGGCTATGAAGGTCGATACGAAAGGCGATTTCTCGATGACGGGTAACTACGAGATTCAGCGGGGAGAATACACGTTCACGTTCCAGAATATCATCAACAAACGGTTTCAGATTCGTCCGAACAGTCGCATTACCTGGACGGGTGATCCGTACGGTGCCTTACTGGATGTTACAGCGGCTTACACGCAGTATACCTCGCTCTCTCCACTCTTACCCACGTCGAGCACCAGTTCCGACCAGACGCGCCGATACCCGGTCGATCTGGTTATTAAGCTGAACGGTGATCTGGATTCACCAGCCATTAGTTACGATCTGGACGTGAAAGAATTCCCCGCTTCGTCCGATTTCCGACAGGCCGTAACGGCGTTCAAATCCCGCATCCAAAGCAACGATCAGGAGTTGACCCGCCAGGTGAGCAGCGTTTTGTTATTCAACCAGTTACTGCCCGAAGGAACCAACCTGTTCGATCAGGGACAGGTCAACTCCGGGGTGGCTAACAGTGTGAGCGAATTGATTTCGAATCAGATTAGCCGGCTGGCATCGAATCTTGATGAGAAACTGGACGTAGGCGTATCAATCGGGGGATTCACCAGTACCAATACCCAGAACGAAAACCTGCTCAACAACCTACAGCTTCGGTTCTCGTATCGTTTACTGAATGATCGGCTGCGTATCAGTCGCGATGGTGGCTTTACGTACGGGCAGAGTCAGTATAATGCCGCCAGTCTGCTGGGCGAATGGACGCTAGAATACTTCATTACACCGGACGGAAAATTCCGGGCAAAGGTGTACAATCGGAACCAGCAGAGCGTACTGTCCCAGTATAGCGTCAACAGTACGATTACAACGGGTGGCGGATTGAGTTTTTTGTATACCCGCTCGTTCAACCGGCTCTTCGGCAGCAAGCGCAACACACCTGGCCTAGCACCGGAAAAGCCTGTTATCGAGTCGGCTCCATCGATTCCAACACCGATCACGACCTCAGCCGGGAGTAGCCGAACGGCCTTTTAG
- a CDS encoding Fur family transcriptional regulator, producing MQETNSLLATARAKLEASLLAKGLRRSGERFAILEEVYSRNDHFDAEELFLAMHQKSYPVSRATVYNTLEVLVDCGLVRKHRFGEEDNVKSRYEKSLGRQQHAHLVCTVCHKVKEFCDPRLHLIQTNVGNALQFSVESHSLVFYGQCTDESCATKPTDDTGKLDSNA from the coding sequence ATGCAGGAGACAAATTCGTTGCTTGCCACCGCCCGCGCTAAACTGGAAGCGTCGCTACTGGCGAAAGGCTTGCGTCGCTCAGGAGAGCGGTTTGCCATTTTGGAAGAAGTCTATTCCCGGAATGATCATTTCGACGCGGAAGAATTATTCCTGGCCATGCACCAGAAATCGTATCCTGTCAGTCGGGCAACGGTCTACAACACGCTGGAGGTTCTGGTCGATTGTGGGCTGGTTCGGAAACACCGGTTTGGTGAAGAAGACAACGTCAAGAGCCGCTACGAGAAATCGCTGGGACGTCAGCAGCACGCGCATCTGGTCTGCACGGTCTGCCACAAGGTGAAGGAATTCTGCGATCCCCGCCTGCATCTGATTCAGACCAACGTTGGCAACGCCCTTCAATTTTCCGTGGAGTCGCATTCACTGGTTTTTTACGGCCAGTGTACGGACGAGTCATGCGCAACGAAACCGACTGATGATACGGGGAAATTGGATAGTAACGCGTAG